The Peromyscus eremicus chromosome 2, PerEre_H2_v1, whole genome shotgun sequence genome includes the window CTTATTCCAGCgaaacaagaaaacacaagacTGTCAGATTTGGATGGCTTCACTTCATGGTACTTCTCTTTGAAGTCCTTTGGGTTCATCTGCAGAGCTTCACCTACCTCACCCACTGGAAGAAAATGTTAAGGCATTCAATTAAGTTTTGGATATAATCAGTTATTAAGCCTACAAATGAATCGGTTTAAAACTTACATCACTTACATGGTATGTTGATTGATCCAGGTATTTTTCCATGCTCAATAATTTCCCATGTATCTCTAACATCAATTAACATAATGTTTTTGGAGTTCAATAGGGTTTTTAGTTCCCTGTAAGTGACATCCTTAGAAAGAGCAGAGCAATGAGGTCGGCTGCTTCCCCATATTGACTTCAAACCTATAAAAAAATTTAGACAACTTTAAAGTGACATTGGTATTAACAGCTATAGATGACGGAACTGAGTTCACCTTTCTACTTTAATAAACTCTGGATACATACTCTGTTCCTGGTTCCTGACTTGTAAGTACACAGAACTTCTGAAAGTGGGAGATGATTCCTTTCTTTTCATGAGGTAGACTCTGGTGGTCTAGACAGCTTTGGGGTGGCACTAATCACCCTAAAGCCCAAGCCATGAATAGAACTTGGATCTTTCATGCTCTGAATGCTTGACTGCTGGCCTTCTGACACTTCATTGTCCCTCAAAACCCTCTAGCCAGTAAGAGCTTTGGAACATATCAAGCATTTAATCATTATTATGAGTATAGTTTGTTAATCCCACTCTCACTCAAGTGAcaatatgaagaaaaatttaaCTTCATTTCCCTTTGCAAATAAAGATAGTAACTTGTATATCACAAGGTTTCTGCTGTTGTgctaaaacaccaggaccaaaagtaacttggggaagaaagggtttgtttcacctTATAGCTCctaagtccatcactgagggaagcgaGGGGCGTGGACTCAGGacatctggaggcaggaactgaagcagaggccatggaggagcgctGCAGATTGTcctgttctccatggcttgctcaacctgctttcttatatgcTGGAGATTACCTGCCCCCGTGGCACGCCCACGGTGGATAGGCCCCTCCCACATAAATCTTTAGTAAAGAAACTGcccctgctgggcatggtggcacacacctttaatcccagaacttggggagcagaggcaggtggatctccttgagttcaaggccagtctggtccacaagcaagttccaggacagccagacctacatagagaaaccttgtctcaaaaaccaaccaaccaaacaaacaaaaacaaaacaaaaacaaaagggaaaaaaaatgaaatacaagtgTTAAAACCTTTGTgtcatgctggagagatggcgtagtggttaagagcactgactgctcttccaaaggacctgggttcaattcccagcacccatatggcagctcacaactgtctgtaactccagttccaggagaccaggggacctacacacagacaaaacaccaatacacataaaataaaaaataaataaattattaaaaaaagaatttaggaaggaaaaatattaaaaaaaaacaacaacctttGTGTCAGGCCTGTAAAGCTTAAAAGTATTGATAATACCAAATATTGGCCAAGGTCTGAAGAAACGGATTCTCTCACACATTGTCATTAAGAACTCCTAAAGGGTGactaaagagatggttcagtggttaagagcacttactgcccttccagaggacccgggtttgattccagcatttgatggtggctcacaaccacctgtaatttcagttctgAGGGATCCAGGACCATCTTTTTCCCTtgttcaggcaccaggcatgtagaTGAGACAAACATGGACAAAATatccgtacacataaaataataaaatatatatagttttttgttttttgagacaaagtctgtcctggaactcattctgtagactaggttggcttcaaactcacagagatgcacctgcctctgcctcctgagtgctgggattaaagttttaAATAGAACTTCTGAAGGGAATTAGCTGTAATACCATTTTAAGCATTTATAGCctttttgcctcatggctttactTTTAGACATCTGGTCTACAGGAGCACGTGTGGGGTgacaggacaactttgtggagtctgttcttccaCCTTTTCATGGGTTCCAGGATCCACGTTAGGTCACCAGGCTtaggtggcaagcacctttacccactaagctatctTATGAGCCCCAAGATGagatttaaatcattttttttttactgtaaggTGCCCCCCCATGGATGTGTCTAACATATGTGTGCAGATACCACATGTAtatatcccctggagctagagttggaAGCACTTGTGAGCCGCCTGACAATGgcgatgggaactgaactcaggaacactggaagaacagtaagtgctcttaaccactgagccgtctctccagccctcagaattAGATTTTTAAAGGTTCACAATCAACCTACTCAAATTAAGGACAACAGGCTAAATTTGCATTTCTTCTGTGTGTCATGGTAAGAAACTGGAGAACTATGTAATTTCATAAATTACGTTAAGCTTGATTCTAGCAGTGCTTACCAACATGGAAAATGTACCCACAACAAACAACTCTTGAAACTGGATCAAAGATCATTTTTTTCCTATAATCagcagactgactttgaacttcctGTAATTCAGCTATACTCTCTTGTGAGGTAGTAGGTAATAAAGACAGGTTTTCTTGTCTTTTCGTTCAGTGATCAAAGTCTGAAGCAACAGCATATTTTTCTTCAGTCTCACCTTCCCCAAGTCTCTCAATGGCCTGAGCCTACACTGCACACTATTTATTTGCATCAAGCTATAGGTGTTTTTGTATGCCATATCCTCTGCTTGTAAATTGACCACTGGGTCTGGTGTTCAACTAAAGATGCATTCATCAGTTCTGACACTGAAGGAAAAAATGACTGAGTCTTAAGTTttggagaatatatatatatatatatatatatatatatatatatatacatagtatatatgaatatctatctatctatctcccttctcaagctatgagccaaaataaaccctttctgaaATTGCTTTTGTCTGGTATTATGTTATAGCACTGAGAAAACTAATGAATACATGCTGTTAGGTTTAAATAGAATTAATGTATATACAGTGCAATCAACAGTTATTCCTGTTTTCACAAATTATACCATACTGCTCCTTCTGAAAGAAACATCTTTCCCTTCCATTTTACAAGGGACACTGACTCTCCTCTcatatctatttaatatttcttgtcactttcctttaATAATTCTACTCAGGTATCCATTCTAGTAAAATACTTGTTTGTGTACACAGAGTAGATTACACAATGATtatcaaataattttataataaaaacctggaactAAATTTTTTTATAAGTGACTGGTTAGTAAACTGTAGTATATCCCCACTATGGGATATATGCAGTTATTAAAAGCTAAATATCTATGTGAGTCAAAATACAGAAGTatatacacaatacatacatataatacaaaCTTTTATCTATGGAAAACCATAGAAAAGCTTAAAAGAGTCATTTTCATACATATCTGAGGAGTAGGATGTGAGTATTTAAAGGAGATCTGTGGCTgtgctatttttttgttttgttttctttgtttttgctttgctttagtGAGAGTATAACCATGTACTATTTgtgtaacttttaaaatacacaaaggtggtggtggtggtggtggtggtggtggtggtggtggtggtgagggtggtgcacgcttttaatcctagcatgcaggagacagaagcaggtgaatctctgtgagtttgaggccagcctgtggtggtattgtattccccaaaatattgtgcaccctaagaaacttatctggggtcagagaacagaacagccactagatatagaggccagaaaaatggtggcacacacgcctttaatcctagcattccagaggcagaaatccatctggatctctgtgagtttaaagcaacattggaaacagccaggcatggtgactcaagcctttaatcccaggaagtgatgtcagaaagcagaaaggtatttaaggcatgaggaccaggaactagaagctggttaagcttttaggccttggagcagcacagttctgctgagaggcatccagtctgaggaaacaggatcagctgaggaactggcaaagtgaggaagctgtggctggttctgtctttctgatcattcagcgttcaccccaatacctggctctgggtttgtttttgttaataagactctttaagattcatgctacaccagcctggtctacagagagagttccagaacaggctccaaagctacacagaaaaaccctgtctcaaaaaaacaacacaaaacaaaccaaaacaaacaaacgaaaaacgcACAAAGGCACCTTCCTCTGGCACTGTGCTCAAGCTAGATCTGAGGTTCTTTCCAGTTCAGTCACTCTGGACTGGGCTGTGTGCttgtatctatctgtctctctcgcCCATCCACGTACAGATGGTGAACTCCTTAGGGAGCTGTATCCCCTGCAGGAGGCCTGGCAGATTGGATTGTGTAGTATTGCTACAGAAAGGTGAAAGAAAACAATTTACACAGAAAAGCCCATCTTCAGTAACAAAAGACCTTAACAAGGGAGCAAGGAAAGCTAGCTTGCTGGAGCGGGGAAGCTGCTTCTTTGGAAGAAAATAGACGTTAAAGAAGAGGCAGTGTTTAAAATAacagaataataaaatttaaaaagtggaaaaaaaaatagaggggtGCAGGGAAGGTACTGAAGCCCTGGATTGAGCTTTAGACCCAGCTAGGTCAATAGCGACGTTCACTTCTTCTGTTTCCAAATTTGCAGAATTAATGGGAGATGGACCTGTTTTAacctggtgtgtgtgggggtgggggtacagGGGAGGTCTGGTTCATGAAGAGATGAGCTCTGTCCCCTGGTGGGTCACAATGGTAAGTTAAAAGAGTGGGTTTGTAATTAAGCCTCTCCGGAGCCTTCTTGCTGGCTCCTTTGTGTGGTGAATTGACCTTCATCACTCAAACTTGCACAATTCATTCTCATGATAAATAACCTTGGTGCCATGTTTACTCTATCGCTGTGTTCGCGCATCTCCAGGCTGGGAGAGCATGGAATCCGGAGGAGCAAAAGGAGCAAAAAGCGCATGTGGGCACTACATAAGTACGTGCCAAGAGTAGGAGGCTTCACTTATGTTATTAACTGGAAGTCTAAAGAGAGCACGCTCAATGTCATCCCCTCCCTGGCACCCGAAATCAGGTGGTTTTTGTTCCTCAGGGATCAAGCTCACCGCCAAGCGCAGCCTCCGCCGATCCTAACGCCGCCCTGCGCGAGGTCCCAAGCACCCGCGTGGCCAACATCACCGTGGGCTTTCTGGGACCCCGGCGCTGCTGACCACTTCCTCCTGCTCGGCTCCTTCCTGGCTTCCCACCACGGGCGCTGTCCAGGCTCTTGAGCGCCCCGCAGTCAGCACCGGCAGAACAGGGTACTGCCAAACAATTAATATTTCACTTTCTCTCAGGATGGTTTTTGGCAGTTTTATAGTGTTAGCTTCCCATTGCTACATTGACTAATCACCACCTATTTACTAGCTTCAAACAACAGAAGTGGATTATTTACAATTTTGCAGTTATCATACTTAACTGGAATCAATGTGTCCAAAAATAGGTGTATCTTTTGAAAACTCCAGGgaagatttcattttaatttacctTTACCTGCTTTTCATGTCTCCTCGTGCTGACTCGTTCCTTGGTTCCgggtctttctctgtcttcaaaGACATCTTAGCATCTTCACATCTCTCTGGCTGACCCTTGCCTCTGCTGTAAGTCCTCTCATTtgcccctcctctcttcttcctctaagGACCTTTACATTCAGACCACTGAAATGATCCAAGTCAGAATCTCCACTTCAGATATCTAACATGTGATAAAATCTGCAAAATCTCTCTTACCAGGTGTGGCCGTTTGAATAAGattagcccccataggctcatatatttgaatg containing:
- the Tstd3 gene encoding thiosulfate sulfurtransferase/rhodanese-like domain-containing protein 3 produces the protein MLATRVLGTSRRAALGSAEAALGGLKSIWGSSRPHCSALSKDVTYRELKTLLNSKNIMLIDVRDTWEIIEHGKIPGSINIPLGEVGEALQMNPKDFKEKYHEVKPSKSDSLVFSCFAGIRSKKAMDTAISLGFNSAQHYAGGWKEWVTYEISEKK